From Verrucomicrobiia bacterium, a single genomic window includes:
- a CDS encoding chemotaxis protein CheW: protein MKTAELFCTFTVDRYLFGAPVTRVQEVVRNQAMTPVPLAAPEIRGLLNLRGQIVTAIDLRRRLGLPERQADAAPVHVLLSDGDGAVSLMVDQVEDVQEVSPDILEEPPETVDAAIRALLRGVARRDDRLLLLLDETKAISLS, encoded by the coding sequence ATGAAAACTGCCGAGCTTTTTTGCACCTTTACCGTGGACCGTTACCTCTTTGGCGCCCCCGTCACCCGCGTCCAGGAGGTCGTGCGCAACCAGGCCATGACCCCCGTCCCCCTCGCCGCCCCGGAAATCCGCGGCCTCCTCAATCTCCGCGGCCAGATCGTCACCGCCATCGATTTGCGCCGCCGCCTCGGCCTCCCCGAGCGCCAGGCCGATGCCGCGCCGGTCCACGTGTTGCTCTCCGACGGCGATGGCGCCGTCAGCCTCATGGTGGACCAGGTGGAGGATGTCCAGGAAGTGTCCCCCGACATCCTCGAGGAACCCCCGGAAACAGTGGATGCCGCCATCCGCGCCCTCTTGCGCGGCGTCGCCCGCCGGGACGACCGCCTTCTGCTCCTCCTCGACGAAACCAAGGCCATCTCCCTGTCCTGA
- a CDS encoding chemotaxis protein CheW — MDNIELIREFIAEGREHLAQVEADLVALEKNPQDRDILSRIFRAVHTIKGASGFLGLKKLEALTHAGENLLSRLRDGRMAVNQEITTLLLNLVDTLQQALGMIEAQGHDAALQHTPLTLKINRLLQNQPAPAADAAPKSAPEHPTPSPAPAPGAGAGEQTHPNPGPVPHKESEAAPAVAPAASTTASVAESHVRVDVGLLDRLMNLVGELVLARNQILQLSDHSEHTQLNTVAQRLNLVTTELQEEVMKTRLQPIQNAWNKLPRVVRDTAMALGRQVQLELIGQDTELDRAIIEAIKDPMLHLVRNALDHGLEPPAERKAAGKPETGHLTLRAFHEGGQVNIEVTDDGRGIQPAKVKAKALEKGLITAEQAHRMTDREAFHLLFLPGFSTAEKVTNVSGRGVGMDVVKTNIEKLGGSVDVESTPGQGTTVKIKIPLTLAIIPALLVTCGSQRYAVPQVNLVELVRVEAEQRRRQIEEIMGAPVCRLRGRLLPLVYLSRVFHIPPAMDDQGAVNIVVLQADNQQFGLVVDCINDTCEIVVKPLGKHLKRIPVFAGATVLGDGTVALILDVLGLAQHARVLRQMQDHERHRLDATATARQTAARQLLLCALGPQRLAIDLATVGRLEKIPRARVEQAGGREVVQYRGKLMDLVRLSHFLGYAEPEDGDLNVVVYSSHDRTVGLVVGSILDILEQAVELDAHEARPGIQGRCVIQGRTTELVDVPGVVQAAGLITATV, encoded by the coding sequence ATGGACAACATTGAACTAATCCGCGAGTTTATCGCCGAAGGCCGCGAACACCTCGCCCAGGTGGAGGCCGACCTCGTGGCCTTGGAAAAAAATCCGCAGGACCGCGACATCTTGTCGCGCATCTTTCGCGCTGTTCACACCATCAAGGGTGCCAGCGGCTTTTTGGGGCTTAAAAAGCTCGAGGCCCTCACCCACGCCGGCGAAAACCTGCTCAGCCGCCTCCGCGATGGCCGCATGGCCGTCAACCAGGAAATCACCACGCTCTTGCTCAATCTCGTGGATACCCTCCAACAGGCCCTCGGCATGATCGAAGCCCAGGGCCACGATGCCGCCCTGCAACACACGCCCCTCACTTTGAAAATCAATCGCCTGCTCCAAAACCAGCCTGCCCCGGCGGCGGACGCGGCGCCAAAATCCGCCCCGGAGCATCCCACCCCATCCCCGGCGCCAGCGCCCGGCGCCGGGGCAGGGGAGCAGACCCATCCCAATCCTGGCCCGGTGCCCCACAAGGAAAGTGAAGCGGCCCCTGCTGTCGCCCCGGCGGCTTCCACCACCGCCAGCGTCGCCGAAAGCCATGTCCGGGTGGACGTTGGCCTGCTCGACCGCCTCATGAATCTGGTGGGCGAGCTCGTCCTCGCCCGCAACCAAATCCTGCAGCTCAGTGACCACTCCGAGCACACCCAGCTCAACACCGTCGCCCAGCGCCTCAATCTCGTTACCACGGAGTTGCAGGAGGAGGTCATGAAAACCCGCCTCCAACCCATTCAAAACGCCTGGAACAAGCTCCCCCGCGTGGTCCGCGACACCGCCATGGCCCTGGGACGCCAGGTCCAACTGGAACTGATTGGCCAGGATACCGAGCTGGACCGCGCCATCATCGAGGCCATCAAAGACCCCATGCTCCACCTGGTCCGCAACGCCCTCGACCACGGCCTCGAACCCCCCGCCGAGCGCAAGGCCGCCGGCAAACCTGAAACCGGCCATCTCACCTTGCGGGCCTTCCATGAAGGCGGCCAGGTCAACATCGAGGTCACCGACGATGGCCGGGGCATCCAGCCGGCCAAAGTCAAGGCCAAGGCCCTCGAAAAAGGCCTGATCACCGCCGAGCAGGCCCATCGCATGACCGACCGCGAGGCCTTCCACTTGCTCTTCCTCCCCGGCTTTTCCACTGCCGAAAAAGTCACCAATGTCTCCGGCCGCGGCGTCGGCATGGACGTCGTCAAAACCAACATCGAAAAACTCGGCGGCAGCGTGGACGTGGAAAGCACCCCCGGCCAGGGTACCACCGTCAAAATTAAAATCCCCCTCACCCTCGCCATCATCCCGGCGCTCTTGGTCACCTGCGGCTCCCAGCGTTACGCCGTCCCCCAGGTCAACCTCGTCGAACTGGTCCGCGTCGAGGCCGAGCAGCGCCGCCGCCAGATCGAAGAAATCATGGGCGCGCCCGTCTGCCGCTTGCGCGGACGCCTCCTCCCTCTGGTCTATTTGTCCCGCGTCTTCCATATCCCCCCGGCCATGGACGACCAGGGAGCCGTCAACATCGTGGTCTTGCAGGCCGACAATCAACAATTCGGCCTTGTGGTGGATTGCATCAACGACACCTGCGAAATCGTGGTCAAGCCCCTGGGCAAGCACCTCAAACGCATCCCCGTCTTCGCCGGCGCCACCGTCCTCGGCGATGGCACCGTGGCCCTGATCCTCGATGTCCTCGGCCTCGCCCAGCACGCGCGCGTGCTGCGCCAGATGCAGGATCACGAGCGCCATCGCCTCGACGCCACCGCCACCGCCCGCCAGACCGCCGCCCGCCAACTGCTCCTCTGCGCCCTCGGCCCTCAGCGGCTGGCCATTGACCTCGCCACCGTCGGCCGCCTCGAGAAAATCCCCCGCGCTCGCGTCGAACAGGCCGGCGGCCGCGAGGTCGTCCAATACCGCGGCAAATTGATGGACCTCGTCCGCCTCAGCCACTTCCTGGGCTACGCCGAGCCCGAGGACGGCGATCTCAATGTGGTGGTGTACTCCAGCCACGACCGCACCGTCGGCTTGGTGGTCGGCTCCATCCTCGACATCCTCGAACAGGCCGTGGAATTGGATGCCCACGAGGCCCGCCCCGGCATCCAGGGCCGCTGCGTCATCCAAGGCCGCACCACCGAGCTGGTGGACGTCCCGGGCGTCGTGCAGGCCGCCGGCCTCATAACCGCCACCGTTTGA
- a CDS encoding ABC transporter permease, with protein sequence MSRLPFELFLALRYFRPRGTYVSVITLIAVVGVMLAVGMLIVVISVMSGFDRELRDKILGFNAHLKIFHPQHPLEGWEKLRAQTLSCPGVRGAAPFVLGPVLVETQTGNSNRNPVVFTPYVRGVEPALEASVSRLPASIRRGEFNLTGRTLVIGSECAASLGVTVGDRLAVYSPRNLQKMRQSLGQTNEQAILPDDYTITGIFDVGHYEYNATIIATSLENAQDLYDLDDAVHGLLVMLHDPMAAERIRAELRSRLGGELAISTWMEENSVILNALAVEKQAMFVVLFVVMIVAAFGITGTQIAFVYQKTREIGILKSLGATHRQVAWLFFSQSLLVGVLGVAAGLGFGLGLLRWRNEFLRFMNQATGMDLFPSSIYAFHELPALTLPWDVIMICGSAMLLCVAAGLLPAWRAMRLHPVEALRYE encoded by the coding sequence GTGTCGAGGCTGCCTTTTGAACTGTTCCTGGCGCTGCGTTACTTCCGGCCCCGGGGCACCTATGTGTCAGTCATCACGCTCATCGCCGTGGTGGGCGTCATGCTCGCCGTCGGCATGCTCATCGTCGTCATCAGCGTCATGAGCGGCTTTGACCGGGAGTTGCGCGACAAAATCCTCGGCTTCAACGCCCATCTCAAAATCTTTCATCCCCAGCATCCCCTGGAAGGATGGGAAAAATTGCGCGCGCAGACCCTCTCCTGCCCCGGCGTGCGCGGCGCCGCCCCCTTCGTGCTGGGGCCCGTCCTGGTGGAAACCCAAACCGGCAACTCCAACCGCAACCCCGTTGTCTTCACCCCCTACGTCCGCGGCGTCGAACCGGCGCTGGAGGCCTCCGTCAGCCGCCTCCCGGCCAGCATCCGCCGGGGAGAATTCAATCTCACCGGACGCACCCTCGTCATCGGCAGTGAATGTGCCGCCAGTTTGGGCGTCACCGTGGGCGACCGCCTGGCCGTGTACTCGCCCCGCAATTTGCAGAAAATGCGCCAGAGCCTCGGCCAAACCAATGAGCAGGCCATCTTGCCCGACGATTACACCATCACCGGCATCTTCGACGTGGGCCATTACGAGTACAACGCCACCATCATCGCCACCTCCCTCGAAAACGCCCAGGATTTATATGATCTGGATGATGCTGTGCACGGCCTGCTCGTCATGTTGCACGACCCCATGGCGGCCGAGCGGATCCGCGCCGAATTGCGCTCGCGGCTCGGCGGCGAGCTCGCCATCTCCACCTGGATGGAGGAAAACTCGGTCATCTTGAATGCCCTGGCCGTCGAAAAACAGGCCATGTTTGTCGTGCTCTTTGTCGTCATGATCGTCGCCGCCTTCGGCATCACCGGCACCCAGATCGCCTTCGTGTACCAGAAAACCCGCGAAATCGGCATCCTCAAAAGCCTGGGCGCCACTCATCGCCAGGTCGCCTGGCTCTTCTTCAGCCAGAGCCTCCTCGTGGGCGTCCTGGGGGTCGCCGCCGGCCTCGGCTTCGGCCTCGGACTGTTGCGCTGGCGCAATGAGTTCCTCCGCTTCATGAACCAGGCCACCGGCATGGACCTCTTCCCCTCCAGCATCTATGCCTTTCACGAGCTGCCCGCCCTTACGCTCCCGTGGGATGTCATCATGATTTGTGGCAGCGCCATGCTCCTCTGCGTCGCCGCGGGCCTGCTGCCCGCCTGGCGGGCCATGCGCCTGCATCCGGTGGAGGCCCTGCGCTATGAGTGA
- a CDS encoding ABC transporter ATP-binding protein, whose amino-acid sequence MSESLPTPATPLLAARDVRRTFRVDGQAVPVLRGVTLAIQPAEFVAVRGASGAGKSTLLHLLAGLDQPTGGEIFFRGLPVHQMSPLQLAAMRNRHIGLVFQAYHLLPELDALENVCLPARLARVPPARAELRARELLARVGLADRLRHRPRQLSGGEQQRVALARALINQPDVILADEPTGNLDSHTGGQIIDLLISLQQEHHTALVIATHDPAIAARAARVVELRDGQIFSHHPTAG is encoded by the coding sequence ATGAGTGAGTCCCTCCCCACTCCCGCCACCCCCCTCCTGGCCGCCCGCGATGTGCGCCGCACCTTCCGCGTGGACGGCCAGGCCGTCCCCGTCCTTCGCGGCGTCACCCTCGCCATCCAGCCGGCCGAATTTGTCGCCGTGCGCGGCGCTTCCGGCGCGGGCAAAAGCACCTTGCTCCATCTGCTCGCCGGCCTGGACCAGCCCACGGGCGGCGAAATCTTCTTCCGCGGCCTGCCCGTCCATCAAATGTCCCCCCTGCAACTGGCCGCCATGCGCAACCGGCACATCGGCCTCGTCTTTCAAGCCTACCACCTCCTGCCGGAACTCGATGCGCTGGAAAATGTCTGCCTCCCCGCCCGGCTGGCCCGTGTGCCCCCCGCCCGGGCCGAGCTTCGCGCCCGCGAGCTGCTGGCCCGCGTGGGCCTCGCCGACCGCCTCCGCCACCGCCCCCGCCAGTTGTCCGGCGGTGAACAGCAGCGCGTCGCCCTGGCGCGCGCCTTGATCAACCAGCCGGATGTCATCCTGGCCGATGAACCCACCGGCAACCTCGACAGCCACACCGGCGGCCAGATCATTGATTTGCTAATCTCTCTCCAGCAGGAGCATCACACCGCGCTGGTCATCGCCACCCACGACCCCGCCATCGCCGCGCGGGCCGCCCGCGTCGTCGAGCTGCGCGACGGCCAGATATTTTCTCACCACCCCACCGCCGGCTGA
- a CDS encoding methyl-accepting chemotaxis protein: MKLSAKITAGFAGLIVITLLIGGLAAVQMMRVKSTANRIAADYMPATDLASAVEASALWTMYQMRGYAYTEDTNFLALGLQRLNETKESIQKAQELARERGASLDFLNEAAKVAGQKAAEYERLAQQTVEINGQLKTGRQEMDTAAAAFVRECLGYLEAQNAALAALLSQTNQAQTLDAIQVSERVRKINLINEVLEIGNFIRVGNFKAQATRNVPLFQETLKKFADLPPKFAELRSLTRQDVNLRQLAAAEKAAEAYKKTMEEFLKDWQTREELNRTRQMVADAVLTQADQVCSNAIAISSNEAKTAAGALHSSTVIIVIGVIAGLLAGIALSFFIVRHIIPPLKQAIGLTTQVAAGDLTQTLSIARSDEIGQLAQAVNSMVINLRKNMKSLAETSDTLAASSQELSAAGTQLSSNAEETASQANVVAGASEQVSKSVATVATAAEEISASIKEIARQAVDAAKVANQAATAAERANQTMGRLDASSAEINNVVKVITTIAEQTNLLALNATIEAARAGEAGKGFAVV, encoded by the coding sequence ATGAAACTTAGTGCAAAAATAACCGCCGGTTTCGCCGGCTTGATCGTAATCACCCTCCTCATTGGTGGCCTCGCTGCCGTCCAAATGATGCGCGTCAAATCCACCGCCAACCGCATCGCCGCCGATTACATGCCCGCCACCGACCTCGCCAGCGCCGTGGAGGCCAGCGCCCTGTGGACCATGTATCAAATGCGCGGCTACGCCTACACCGAGGACACCAACTTCCTCGCCTTGGGCCTGCAACGCCTGAATGAAACCAAAGAATCCATTCAAAAGGCGCAGGAACTGGCCAGGGAACGCGGCGCCAGCCTCGATTTCCTGAATGAAGCCGCCAAAGTAGCCGGACAGAAAGCCGCTGAATATGAGCGGCTGGCCCAACAAACCGTCGAAATCAATGGACAGCTAAAAACCGGACGCCAGGAAATGGATACCGCCGCCGCCGCTTTCGTGCGGGAATGTCTCGGTTATCTCGAGGCCCAAAACGCCGCCCTCGCCGCCTTGTTGAGCCAGACCAATCAAGCTCAGACGCTCGATGCTATCCAGGTGAGCGAGCGCGTAAGGAAAATTAACTTGATCAATGAAGTCCTCGAGATCGGCAACTTTATCCGCGTGGGTAATTTCAAGGCGCAAGCCACCCGCAATGTCCCGCTCTTTCAGGAGACCCTCAAAAAATTCGCCGACCTCCCGCCCAAGTTTGCCGAACTCCGCTCCCTGACCCGGCAGGACGTGAACCTCCGCCAGCTCGCAGCCGCGGAAAAAGCCGCCGAGGCTTATAAAAAGACCATGGAAGAATTCCTCAAGGACTGGCAGACCCGGGAGGAATTGAACCGAACCCGCCAGATGGTCGCCGATGCAGTGTTAACTCAGGCGGACCAAGTCTGCTCCAATGCCATCGCCATCAGCTCCAACGAAGCCAAAACCGCAGCGGGCGCCTTGCACAGCTCCACCGTGATCATCGTCATCGGCGTAATCGCCGGCTTGCTCGCCGGCATCGCCTTGTCCTTCTTCATCGTTCGCCACATCATCCCGCCCCTGAAGCAGGCCATCGGTTTGACCACCCAGGTCGCCGCCGGTGACCTCACCCAAACCTTGTCCATCGCCCGCTCCGACGAAATCGGCCAACTGGCCCAGGCCGTCAACTCCATGGTCATCAATTTGCGCAAAAACATGAAATCCTTGGCCGAAACCTCCGACACCCTGGCCGCCTCGTCCCAGGAATTAAGCGCCGCTGGCACCCAGCTCAGCAGCAACGCCGAGGAGACGGCTTCGCAGGCCAACGTGGTGGCCGGGGCCTCCGAGCAGGTGAGCAAGTCGGTGGCCACCGTCGCCACCGCCGCCGAGGAGATCAGCGCCTCCATCAAGGAAATCGCCCGTCAGGCGGTGGACGCCGCCAAGGTGGCCAACCAGGCGGCCACCGCGGCCGAGCGGGCCAACCAGACCATGGGCCGGCTGGACGCCTCCAGCGCCGAGATCAACAACGT